One window of the Prochlorococcus marinus CUG1438 genome contains the following:
- a CDS encoding iron-containing alcohol dehydrogenase family protein, with amino-acid sequence MQSISPEIIFRGNDAWEKALPHISSFSKAPLILGRSSSTQKLRNKIFSDLENKKLKPGTACLHFDCCYEDISRVKNIVLKNKHDSVIAAGGGKVLDSGKYIAESLDIPSITVPLSASTCAGWTALSNIYTKNGQFIKDVALSACPKVLVFDHKFIQTAPSRTLASGIADALAKWYESSITSSTINDGLVQQAIQISRVLRDQLLIDGEKAFKDEIKNNYSWSNTIEACGLTAGLVGGIGGEKCRTAAAHALHNAITQIITPNKFFHGEIVGVGLLLQLKLEEMKNNNKLANQSIKQLLKLMEVLHLPTTIAQLGINVFENNNLEKIADFTCRDKSEIHFLPFDISKKDIVQVIATFEKPKIKI; translated from the coding sequence ATGCAGTCAATCTCTCCAGAAATCATATTCAGGGGGAATGATGCTTGGGAGAAAGCTTTACCTCACATTTCTTCATTCTCTAAAGCCCCTTTGATTTTAGGGAGAAGCTCCTCTACCCAAAAACTGAGAAACAAAATTTTTAGTGATTTAGAAAATAAAAAACTTAAACCTGGGACTGCTTGTCTACATTTTGATTGTTGTTATGAAGATATCTCAAGAGTTAAAAATATAGTTTTAAAAAATAAACATGATTCTGTGATAGCAGCGGGTGGGGGAAAAGTTCTTGATTCTGGAAAATACATCGCAGAGAGTCTTGATATTCCATCTATTACAGTGCCTCTTAGTGCATCTACATGCGCAGGCTGGACTGCTTTATCAAACATATATACAAAAAATGGCCAATTCATCAAGGATGTTGCTTTAAGTGCTTGTCCAAAAGTTCTGGTATTTGATCATAAATTTATTCAAACAGCCCCATCAAGAACGCTTGCAAGTGGCATAGCAGATGCTTTGGCAAAATGGTATGAATCCTCAATAACTAGTTCAACAATTAATGATGGCCTTGTTCAACAAGCGATTCAAATATCTAGAGTTCTGAGAGATCAACTACTTATAGATGGAGAAAAAGCATTTAAAGATGAAATAAAAAATAATTATTCTTGGAGTAATACAATTGAAGCTTGTGGACTTACTGCAGGACTAGTTGGAGGAATTGGTGGAGAAAAATGTAGGACAGCTGCGGCACATGCTCTTCATAATGCAATTACTCAGATAATTACTCCTAATAAATTCTTTCATGGAGAGATTGTTGGAGTCGGTTTATTATTGCAACTAAAACTTGAAGAAATGAAAAATAATAATAAATTAGCTAATCAATCAATTAAACAATTGCTGAAGCTAATGGAAGTTTTGCATTTACCAACTACTATTGCACAATTAGGCATAAATGTTTTTGAAAACAACAATTTAGAGAAAATTGCTGATTTCACTTGTAGAGATAAATCCGAGATTCACTTCTTGCCCTTTGATATTAGTAAAAAGGATATTGTTCAGGTAATTGCTACTTTTGAAAAACCAAAGATCAAAATATAG